The Microcoleus sp. FACHB-68 genomic interval ATTCCCTTGGCGGCAGCATTGGCTTGTGGGCGGCTTCCCAGATGCCTGAGTGCGTTAAAGGTGCGATTTGCATCAATGCCGGCGGTGGTATTTATCTCAAAGAAGAATTTGAACGCTTTCGCTCTGCCGGCCAGCAAATGTTGAAACTACGCCCGCGCTGGCTTTCTTATCTACCTTTCATTGATTTGTTGTTTGCACGGGCGCAGGTGGCACGTCCCATCGCTCGCGTTTGGTGCCGGCAACGGTTAATAGATTTTGTCATGGCCCACCCAGAGGCGGCTTTAGCAAGCTTACTCGATTCCACCACTGAAGCTGAGGTCAACAAATTACCCCAAGTCGTGTCACAAATCGAGCAGCCGGTTTACTTCATTGCCGGTGCACGGGACTCGATTATGGCACCTAAATATGTGCGTCATTTGGCCAGCTTTCACTCACTGTTTCAAGTCGATGGTGACAATGTAATTGAAATTCCTGACTGCGGACACCTGGCAATGCTTGAGCAGCCAGATGCAGTTGCCGGTGCCATCCGCAGCCTACTTGACCGCCACGCTTAATAAATTCCAGCATTTAGACATCTGTCTTAAGATAGATGCCTTAAAATTTAATAATTTATTAAGATTGTATAAGTTTCTTTAAGAATTTATAACAATCTTAGCTGTAAGTGTTGCAGCACTTTATTTTTTTAGTCCAATATCTTTTATTTCATAAGACGATTTATCACTCAGTCTTTAAAGAAACCCCTGAATTAAGCAAGGCTAAGGTTAACCTAATGTTGACAAGAAATATGAGCGATTCCAGCCAAAATCTTCAACTTTCATTAGAGTTTTCTGATGAACAGTTGCTCGCTCTTTGTGAGGCCGCCGATGTAATAGCCTGCGAGTGCCCCAGCTATTTAGTTCGTCTATTACACGAAGTTAGAGAATTTCGCCGTTACACCAGCGAATGTATCGAACGCTTTCCCGAAGATACCGAAACGCATAACTGGCTCAGCAATCGGGCATCTCAGGTAGAAATGCTTTTAAGTATTACGATTTTGGAGTTTTTAGAAAAAGAAAATCTCCTAGATAATCACAATCAACTGAATCTTGATCGGCTCTCGGAACGCAGTCGGAAACTTGCCCTGAGCAAAGTCCTTTATTAATCTTTTGCAGTAGGCAGTTTAGTTTTTTTACTTAATTAAAAAAAGCCGAGTTTAACTTTGTTGATTTTCAAAGCAAACTTCGGCTTCTATGTGTAAGGACTCCTAAGCGTGAGGGATCTCAAGTTTGATAAAGCTGCATCACGTCTGAAAGCGTCAGTCGAGACTGCACACCCAGGCTTAACGGGGAAGTGTGACCCCGATTTAGATGCTCAGATGCGGCACAGCCAATCATGGCAGCGTTATCGGTGCAAAACTTGAGGGGAGGAAACAGTACCCGTAAATTGTGTTCGCCGGCAGCCATTTGTAAATGCTTTCGCAGTCCACTGTTTGCCGCCACACCCCCACCCACGGCAATCGTGTTCAGTCCGTTGCTAATCGCACAGGCAATTGCTCTTTTTGTCAAGCTCTTAGCGACAGATTGCTGAAAGCTTGCGGCGATATCACTCACCGGCAACTCGTCTGGTTTCTCCTGTTGCAGCTTTTGTACCAGGCGCAGTACCGCTGTTTTCAAGCCACTAAAACTTGAATCATAGGGATGATAGCCGCCGGATGGTAAAGAAATATTACCCTCCGGTAGCGGAAACGTTTGAGGGTTGCCTTGTGCGGCTAGCCGGTCAATGGCAGGACCCCCTGGATAGCCTAATTGCAACAACCGCGCCACTTTATCAAACGCTTCGCCGGCAGCATCATCACGCGTTTGTCCCAAGGTTTCATAATTGCCACAATCTTTCACATGAATCAAGCTCGTGTGGCCACCGGAAACGAGCAGACAGAGAAAGGGCGGCTCTAAAGAAGGTTCACTGAGATAGGAAGCGTAAATGTGTCCCTCTAGGTGATGAACGCCTAAAAAAGGCTTTTGGTGGACAATTGCCAGGGTTTTAGCG includes:
- a CDS encoding alpha/beta hydrolase, yielding MATIDIQGVRHAYDLTVPTPSTPVLVFIHGWLLSRGYWQPLIERLAPAYQCLAYDLRGFGDSQLCQNSQQSDGKTLALAGSESASVAVSRYTPAAYAQDLAILLQHLNISNAWVIGHSLGGSIGLWAASQMPECVKGAICINAGGGIYLKEEFERFRSAGQQMLKLRPRWLSYLPFIDLLFARAQVARPIARVWCRQRLIDFVMAHPEAALASLLDSTTEAEVNKLPQVVSQIEQPVYFIAGARDSIMAPKYVRHLASFHSLFQVDGDNVIEIPDCGHLAMLEQPDAVAGAIRSLLDRHA
- the tsaD gene encoding tRNA (adenosine(37)-N6)-threonylcarbamoyltransferase complex transferase subunit TsaD — encoded protein: MATVLAIETSCDETAVAIVKNRQVRSSIIASQIATHRQYGGVVPEVASRQHLEAINQLIAEAFQEANLNWQEIDGVAATCAPGLVGALLVGLSAAKTLAIVHQKPFLGVHHLEGHIYASYLSEPSLEPPFLCLLVSGGHTSLIHVKDCGNYETLGQTRDDAAGEAFDKVARLLQLGYPGGPAIDRLAAQGNPQTFPLPEGNISLPSGGYHPYDSSFSGLKTAVLRLVQKLQQEKPDELPVSDIAASFQQSVAKSLTKRAIACAISNGLNTIAVGGGVAANSGLRKHLQMAAGEHNLRVLFPPLKFCTDNAAMIGCAASEHLNRGHTSPLSLGVQSRLTLSDVMQLYQT